From one Plasmodium malariae genome assembly, chromosome: 12 genomic stretch:
- a CDS encoding early transcribed membrane protein: MRVTKVFYFIHFLLVLILLESYLCHERRNKSNLIFKNSPFKNLNEKREKKEIYGIVGIVAATLGITLSALGYNYFRRKKKSLWQDLGDETDTILNNTIKCGIYEAKKKIYKEICNVKKLSPSLDEVRAFVEEQFRCKNLDINNYDQRQLDDLCTFALYNIRQSVINLRKNLMVYSQKMD, encoded by the coding sequence atgAGAGTAAcaaaagtattttattttatccattttttacttgttcttattttattagaatCATATTTATGCCATGagagaagaaataaaagtaatttaatattcaaaaattccccttttaaaaatttaaatgaaaagagggaaaaaaaggaaatttatGGAATTGTAGGTATAGTGGCAGCAACACTTGGAATAACCTTAAGTGCACTTggatataattattttagaagaaaaaaaaaatctctATGGCAAGATTTAGGTGATGAGACAGATACTATATTGAATAATACAATTAAATGTGGTATATATGAAGCAAAGAAGAAgatttataaagaaatatgtaATGTGAAGAAATTATCTCCATCCTTGGATGAAGTAAGAGCATTTGTAGAAGAACAATTTAGATGCAAAAATTTAGacattaataattatgatcAAAGACAACTAGATGATTTATGTACTTTTGCATTATACAACATTCGACAATCTGTGATAAACTTACGAAAAAACCTAATGGTATATTCACAAAAAATGGACTAA